Proteins encoded together in one Variovorax paradoxus EPS window:
- a CDS encoding CobW family GTP-binding protein, whose protein sequence is MTEVGFDVLPVGILTGFLGSGKTTLLRRWLHGSSAGDTAVLINEFGDVGLDHLLVGSIDADTVLLDNGCICCSIRGELKDALMRLFSRRQRGELPAFRRVVIETTGLATPGPVLATLLGDAQLRHHFRPAFVSTVIDAVHAGHQQASHPEWIAQVAAADTLWLSKTDLVNTEQATALRATLERLNPLARQLEAPTGPTPWHDDLAHESSDDTARWIARVSAGTMRARSGEKPAPARLGGDHAQHMAQTQATSFCMVFERPIEWFMLTVWLTLLVHRHGDRLLRIKGLLGIAADGFAHGQPTVLHGIGHLMHPPEHLEAWPDEDRRSRLVFITQGLSEEAVTASWRAFECFYAPAALPAGVFPS, encoded by the coding sequence ATGACGGAAGTCGGCTTCGACGTGCTGCCCGTCGGCATCCTCACCGGCTTTCTCGGCAGCGGAAAGACCACGCTGCTGCGGCGCTGGCTGCACGGCAGCAGCGCGGGAGACACGGCAGTGCTCATCAACGAGTTCGGCGACGTCGGGCTCGATCACCTGCTGGTCGGCTCCATCGATGCCGACACCGTGCTGCTCGACAACGGCTGCATCTGCTGCTCGATCCGGGGCGAGCTCAAGGACGCGCTCATGCGTCTTTTCTCGCGCCGCCAGCGCGGGGAACTGCCGGCGTTTCGCCGCGTGGTGATCGAGACCACAGGCCTCGCGACCCCCGGTCCGGTGCTGGCGACGCTGCTGGGCGATGCGCAGCTGCGTCATCACTTCCGGCCGGCCTTTGTTTCGACGGTGATCGATGCGGTGCATGCCGGGCACCAGCAGGCATCGCATCCCGAATGGATCGCGCAGGTCGCGGCGGCCGATACGCTGTGGCTCAGCAAGACAGACCTGGTGAACACGGAGCAGGCGACTGCGTTGCGCGCCACACTGGAAAGGCTCAACCCCCTGGCGCGCCAGCTGGAAGCACCGACAGGACCGACACCATGGCACGACGACCTCGCGCATGAATCTTCCGACGACACGGCAAGATGGATTGCGCGCGTGAGCGCGGGCACGATGCGAGCCCGATCCGGCGAGAAACCTGCACCCGCGCGCCTGGGCGGCGACCACGCGCAGCACATGGCGCAAACGCAGGCGACTTCTTTTTGCATGGTGTTCGAGCGACCCATCGAATGGTTCATGCTCACCGTCTGGCTGACTCTCCTGGTGCATCGGCATGGCGATCGCCTGCTGCGCATCAAGGGGCTGCTGGGCATCGCGGCCGATGGATTCGCGCACGGGCAGCCCACGGTTTTGCATGGCATCGGGCATTTGATGCATCCTCCGGAACACCTCGAGGCTTGGCCCGACGAAGATCGCCGCTCCCGGCTGGTGTTCATCACACAGGGTTTGTCCGAGGAAGCCGTGACCGCGTCGTGGCGGGCGTTCGAGTGCTTCTACGCGCCGGCCG